GCGGTGGCTTGCGTTTCCAAAGGTCACTCGCCCGTCTGGTGATTATCATCTTAGGCTCGCTTAGAAAAAAATTTGCATTTCAAAAATGTTTATTAGAAGTTAATGCTAGCAAATTTTTCTATACCTTTGTAAACGAAACCCCCGCCATACCTTTTGTAATTTGAAACTTGTTCCGCCAGCTGGCGGATTGGAATTTCTGGCGCCTATTTAGGCGCTAGAGTCATATTCATAAACCTTCCTTTTCTTTCAATATCTTTTTCAATTCTGGCTTTTTCTGCGAGTTCTTCTTTTATTTTTTCTAGCTTTTCGCGACCAATTTCAGGATGTGCTATTTCGCGTCCTTTAAAAAGTAATTCAAACTTTACTGGATGTTCATTTTCAAAAAACTCTTCTGCTCGTTCTATTTTTATCTTTAGGTCGTTTTTGTCTATGTGAGGACCAATTCTTAAAATTTTAGCTTCTTTGCTTTTGGTTCTCTTTTTCTCCTCTGTTCTCTTTTTCTTCTTTTGGTATATAAACTTACCAAAATCTAAGATTTTTGCTATTGAAGGTGAGGCAGAGGTCGAAACCACTACTAGGTCAAGATTCTTTTCCTGTGCTATAGCTAAAGCCTCCTCTTTGTCCAG
The sequence above is a segment of the Patescibacteria group bacterium genome. Coding sequences within it:
- the infC gene encoding translation initiation factor IF-3, with the translated sequence MFCFYEKIKDKKLRVISPEGKNLGILDKEEALAIAQEKNLDLVVVSTSASPSIAKILDFGKFIYQKKKKRTEEKKRTKSKEAKILRIGPHIDKNDLKIKIERAEEFFENEHPVKFELLFKGREIAHPEIGREKLEKIKEELAEKARIEKDIERKGRFMNMTLAPK